One genomic segment of Synchiropus splendidus isolate RoL2022-P1 chromosome 16, RoL_Sspl_1.0, whole genome shotgun sequence includes these proteins:
- the ivd gene encoding isovaleryl-CoA dehydrogenase, mitochondrial, with protein sequence MFAVRNALRLGSRLSLSAVQRRGCAAAGIPMDDVVNGLTEEQIQLRTTVRKFVVEKLGPQADEIDKSNDFPGMRDFWKAMGDMGLLGITAPVEYGGTGLGYLDHVIVMEEISRVSGAIALSYGAHSNLCVNQLVRHANEEQMEKYMPKLVSGEHVGALAMSEPNSGSDVVSMRLSAKKTGDYYVLNGNKFWITNGPDADVLIVYAKTNPEAHQKGITAFIIEKGMPGFSTAQKLDKLGMRGSNTCELIFEDCKVPEKNVLGSLNKGVYVMMSGLDLERLVLAAGPLGIMQAVLDSAVPYLHVREAFGQKIGHFQLMQGKMADMYTRLNACRQYTYNVARACDKGHANSMDCAGVILYCAENATQVALDGIQCLGGNGYINDYPMGRYLRDAKLYEIGAGTSEIRRMIIGRSFNSMYKSSYARAGAQTDSLTRSQSQQ encoded by the exons ATGTTTGCCGTCAGAAACGCTCTCCGTTTGGGCTCTCGGCTCTCCCTGTCAGCGGTGCAGAGGAGGGGATGCGCGGCTGCTGGAATCCCGATGGACGATGTGGTCAACGGACTCACCGAGGAGCAGATTCAG CTCAGAACAACCGTGCGCAAGTTTGTTGTTGAGAAACTCGGCCCTCAGGCTGATGAGATTGACAAGAGCAACGATTTTCCCGGGATGCGG GACTTCTGGAAAGCAATGGGTGACATGGGGCTGCTTGGCATCACTGCCCCAG TGGAATATGGAGGGACAGGACTGGGCTACCTGGATCATGTCATCGTGATGGAGGAAATCTCAAGAGTTTCAGGAGCCATCGCTCTCAGTTATGGCGCTCACTCCAACCTCTGTGTCAATCAGTTGGTGCGACACGCAaatgaggagcagatggagaagTACATGCCCAAG ttgGTGTCTGGGGAACATGTTGGTGCACTTGCCATGAGTGAACCTAACTCTGGTTCTGACGTCGTGTCCATGAGGCTCTCTGCCAAGAAAACAG GTGACTACTATGTCTTAAATGGAAACAAGTTTTGGATCACAAACGGCCCTGATGCCGACGTCCTGATTGTCTACGCCAAAACCAACCCTGAAGCCCATCAGAAAGGCATCACAGCTTTTATCATTGAAAAG GGAATGCCGGGTTTCTCCACAGCACAGAAGCTGGACAAACTGGGCATGAGGGGATCCAACACTTGCGAGCTAATTTTTGAAGACTGCAAAGTGCCTG AGAAGAACGTCCTGGGTTCACTGAACAAAGGTGTTTACGTCATGATGAGTGGGCTCGACTTGGAGAGGCTCGTTCTGGCTGCCGGACCCCTTGG CATCATGCAGGCCGTCCTGGACTCAGCAGTGCCTTACCTTCATGTCAGAGAAGCTTTCGGACAGAAAATCGGACACTTTCAG CTGATGCAAGGCAAGATGGCCGACATGTACACCAGACTGAACGCCTGTCGACAGTACACTTACAACGTGGCTCGTGCTTGTGACAAAGGACACGCCAATTCTATG GATTGTGCCGGGGTGATTTTGTACTGCGCCGAAAATGCCACTCAGGTTGCCTTGGATGGCATCCAGTGTCTGG GCGGTAACGGCTACATCAACGACTACCCTATGGGACGGTACCTGCGGGACGCGAAGCTGTATGAAATCGGTGCCGGCACAAGTGAAATCCGACGGATGATCATTGGACGTTCCTTCAACTCGATGTACAAGTCGAGTTATGCCCGAGCAGGTGCTCAGACCGACAGCCTTACTCGATCTCAGTCTCAACAGTAG